Proteins from a genomic interval of Cupriavidus sp. WKF15:
- a CDS encoding RraA family protein: MSETESNVQRLRRLDCCAVSDALDKLQLPGTVTGLPQRSGAGRIAGRAITVKLGTGAPPPGPTRHLGCTAIEQAGPDNIIVVEQRTGVEAGSWGGLLSLGAKARGVAGVVADGPVRDIDEALDFDFPVFSRALTAFTARSRVVEQGTNVPVQIGNVTVEEGDYVVADRSAVIFIAARDIARVLETAEAIVRKESVMAKAILGGTPIGEVMGGNYEHMLKG, encoded by the coding sequence ATGAGTGAAACCGAATCCAACGTACAACGCCTGCGCCGGCTCGATTGCTGCGCGGTATCCGACGCGCTCGACAAGCTCCAGCTGCCAGGCACCGTGACGGGCCTGCCGCAGCGCTCCGGCGCGGGGCGCATTGCCGGCCGGGCCATCACCGTCAAGCTCGGCACCGGCGCGCCGCCGCCCGGCCCGACGCGCCATCTCGGCTGCACGGCCATCGAACAGGCGGGCCCGGACAACATCATCGTCGTCGAGCAGCGCACCGGCGTGGAGGCGGGAAGCTGGGGCGGGCTGCTGTCGCTCGGGGCCAAGGCGCGCGGCGTCGCCGGCGTCGTGGCGGACGGCCCGGTGCGCGATATCGATGAAGCGCTCGATTTCGACTTCCCCGTGTTCAGCCGCGCATTGACCGCGTTCACTGCGCGCAGCCGAGTGGTGGAGCAAGGCACCAACGTGCCTGTGCAGATCGGCAACGTGACGGTGGAAGAGGGCGATTACGTGGTCGCCGACCGCAGTGCCGTGATCTTCATCGCCGCCCGTGACATCGCGCGCGTGCTGGAGACGGCCGAAGCCATCGTGCGCAAGGAGTCCGTGATGGCAAAGGCCATCCTGGGCGGCACGCCCATCGGGGAAGTCATGGGCGGCAACTACGAACACATGCTGAAGGGTTGA
- a CDS encoding protocatechuate 3,4-dioxygenase has product MARLVAAFGSSHSIMLVCQREDWQHGFRQVDPKNPHYFDRAGNPTTYEALLAIAPDDAESMVTPERMGERYDQAEAAMDELRDRIRAARLDVLLVVGDDQTELFRTTNNPAFAIYYGDTIRNAKREESASDGWYKKARMVRQEPDADRDYPVNADMGRWLIRALCDRDFDITAMDGLERGQFEGHAFSFIHRRYLQGLELPVVPVIVNTFDPPNQPTPRRCIQLGAALRELIAAYPEDLRVGVLASGGLSHFVVDAELDNAIIDAIRRKDTGFLASLDPRQLQAGSSEIRNWLIAVEAVRDLDLEWVSYVPGYRTPALTGTGLCFAAWQTLD; this is encoded by the coding sequence ATGGCAAGACTCGTCGCCGCATTCGGCTCTTCCCACAGCATCATGCTGGTTTGCCAGCGTGAAGACTGGCAACACGGCTTCCGCCAGGTCGATCCGAAGAACCCGCACTACTTCGACCGCGCTGGCAACCCGACTACCTATGAAGCGCTGCTCGCGATCGCCCCGGACGATGCCGAGTCCATGGTGACGCCCGAGCGCATGGGCGAGCGCTACGACCAGGCCGAAGCGGCCATGGACGAGCTGCGCGACCGCATCCGCGCCGCGCGGCTCGACGTGCTGCTGGTGGTTGGCGATGACCAGACCGAGCTGTTCCGCACGACCAACAACCCGGCTTTCGCGATCTACTACGGTGACACCATCCGTAATGCGAAGCGCGAGGAAAGCGCCTCCGACGGCTGGTACAAGAAGGCCCGCATGGTTCGCCAGGAGCCCGACGCCGACCGCGACTATCCGGTCAACGCCGACATGGGCCGCTGGCTGATCCGCGCGCTGTGCGACCGCGATTTCGACATCACCGCGATGGACGGGCTCGAGCGCGGCCAGTTCGAAGGCCATGCGTTCTCGTTCATCCACCGCCGCTACCTGCAGGGGCTGGAATTGCCAGTGGTGCCGGTCATCGTCAACACCTTCGACCCGCCCAACCAGCCCACGCCGCGCCGCTGCATCCAGCTTGGCGCCGCGCTGCGCGAGCTGATTGCCGCCTATCCCGAAGACCTGCGCGTGGGCGTGCTGGCCTCGGGCGGCCTGAGCCACTTCGTGGTCGATGCCGAGCTTGACAACGCGATCATCGACGCCATCCGCCGCAAGGACACCGGCTTCCTCGCCTCGCTGGATCCGCGCCAGCTCCAGGCGGGCAGCTCCGAAATCCGCAACTGGCTGATCGCCGTCGAGGCCGTGCGCGACCTCGACCTTGAATGGGTTTCCTATGTCCCGGGCTACCGCACGCCTGCGCTGACCGGCACGGGCCTGTGCTTCGCGGCCTGGCAGACGCTGGATTGA
- a CDS encoding CaiB/BaiF CoA-transferase family protein, giving the protein MADTRHNEHDTGERKGPLSRFTILDASRVRAGPTAVRLFADMGARVIKLEIPPGAPGGDDMIGGRDHNRADYENLHRNKESLTLNMKTPEGVRILHELVSRADVFIENYRPDVKHRLGIGPDALRAVNPRLIYASISGFGQDGPYAGWPGFDSIAQGMGGLMSVTGKPGEGPMRVGIPLADLCAGHFCAMGILTALLEREASGQGQWVQTSLLEAQIAMLDFQAAQWLVDRKIPEQTGNEHPLTVPTGVFATSDGYLNIAAIGQTMWKRLCEALEVPHLVDEPGLGSDPERVRNRDRVNAAIEAALRTRTTAEWTERLLKAGVPCGPIHRVDQVFADPQVKHLGVAWPMQHAELGDVALVGQPMRLSRYPRDLPPQPAPEQGANTDDILRELGYSAAQVGELRAAYIV; this is encoded by the coding sequence ATGGCTGACACCCGACACAACGAACACGACACGGGCGAGCGCAAGGGCCCGCTGTCCCGCTTCACCATCCTCGACGCCTCGCGCGTGCGTGCCGGCCCTACCGCGGTGCGCTTGTTCGCCGACATGGGCGCGCGCGTGATCAAGCTGGAGATCCCGCCGGGCGCGCCGGGCGGCGACGACATGATCGGCGGACGCGACCATAACCGCGCCGACTACGAGAACCTGCACCGCAACAAGGAAAGCCTCACGCTCAACATGAAGACGCCCGAGGGCGTGCGGATCCTGCATGAGCTGGTCAGCCGCGCCGACGTCTTTATCGAGAACTACCGCCCCGACGTGAAGCACCGCCTCGGCATCGGCCCGGACGCGCTGCGCGCGGTGAACCCGCGGCTGATCTACGCCAGCATTTCCGGCTTCGGCCAGGATGGCCCTTACGCGGGCTGGCCCGGCTTCGACTCCATTGCGCAGGGCATGGGCGGGCTGATGAGCGTGACCGGCAAGCCGGGCGAAGGCCCGATGCGCGTCGGTATCCCGCTCGCGGACCTGTGCGCGGGCCATTTCTGCGCCATGGGCATCCTCACGGCGCTGCTGGAGCGCGAGGCATCGGGCCAAGGGCAGTGGGTGCAGACCTCGCTGCTGGAAGCGCAGATCGCCATGCTGGACTTCCAGGCCGCGCAGTGGCTGGTCGACCGCAAGATTCCCGAACAGACCGGCAACGAACATCCGCTGACCGTGCCCACGGGCGTGTTCGCCACCAGCGACGGCTACCTGAATATCGCCGCGATCGGCCAGACCATGTGGAAGCGCCTGTGCGAGGCGCTGGAAGTGCCGCACCTTGTCGACGAGCCCGGCCTGGGTTCCGATCCGGAACGCGTGCGCAACCGTGACAGGGTCAACGCGGCGATCGAAGCCGCACTGCGCACGCGCACCACGGCCGAATGGACCGAGCGGCTGCTGAAGGCCGGCGTGCCATGCGGCCCGATCCATCGCGTGGACCAGGTGTTTGCCGATCCGCAGGTGAAGCACCTTGGCGTGGCCTGGCCGATGCAGCACGCCGAGCTTGGCGATGTCGCGCTGGTCGGCCAGCCGATGCGCCTGTCGCGCTATCCGCGCGACCTGCCGCCGCAGCCCGCGCCGGAGCAGGGCGCCAATACCGACGACATCCTGCGCGAGCTTGGCTACAGCGCGGCACAGGTGGGCGAGCTGCGCGCCGCCTACATCGTTTGA
- a CDS encoding OB-fold domain-containing protein — MNTPATPANAAAKAPPAGPRKIPAPRTLPESQAFWEAADAGRLLLKSCLDCHAPHYYPRDICPHCQSDRTEWRDASGFGTVYSFSTMGKGEAAWTLAYVRLDEGVTMMTNLVDCDPREIEIGQRVKVVFKPSDGGYAVPMFTPA; from the coding sequence ATGAACACACCCGCCACTCCGGCCAACGCCGCGGCCAAGGCGCCGCCCGCCGGCCCGCGCAAGATCCCCGCGCCGCGCACGCTGCCGGAAAGCCAGGCGTTCTGGGAAGCCGCGGACGCCGGCCGCCTGCTGCTGAAATCGTGCCTGGACTGCCACGCACCGCACTACTACCCGCGCGACATCTGCCCGCACTGCCAGTCCGACCGCACCGAATGGCGCGATGCCAGCGGCTTCGGCACGGTCTACTCGTTCAGCACCATGGGCAAGGGCGAGGCCGCGTGGACGCTCGCCTACGTCCGGCTGGACGAAGGCGTGACGATGATGACCAACCTGGTGGACTGCGACCCGCGCGAGATCGAGATCGGCCAGCGCGTGAAGGTCGTGTTCAAGCCGAGCGACGGCGGCTACGCCGTGCCGATGTTCACCCCGGCATAA
- a CDS encoding thiolase domain-containing protein produces the protein MTLNGSAYIVGAYEHPTRKADDLSVARLHADVARGALADAGLTAADVDGYFCAGDAPGLGTTTIVEYLGLKPRHVDSTECGGSAPILHVAHAAEAIAAGRCNVALITLAGRPRAAGAALALRAPDPDAPDVAFELPFGPATQNLYGMVAKRHMYEFGTTSEQLAWIKVAASHHAQHNPYAMLRNVVTVEDVVNSPMVADPLHRLDCCVMSDGGGALIVARPEIARQLKRPLVKVRGTGEAPKHAMGGHIDLTWSAAAWSGPAAFAEAGVTPADIKYASLYDSFTITVLMQLEDLGFCKKGEGGKFVADGGLISGVGRLPFNTDGGGLCNNHPANRGGVTKVIEAVRQLRGEAHPAVQVGNCDLALASGIGGALASRHTAATLILERE, from the coding sequence ATGACCCTGAACGGATCCGCCTACATCGTGGGAGCGTACGAGCATCCCACACGCAAAGCCGATGACCTGTCGGTCGCGCGACTGCATGCCGATGTGGCCCGCGGCGCGCTGGCCGACGCCGGCCTCACCGCCGCCGATGTCGACGGCTACTTCTGCGCTGGCGATGCGCCCGGCCTCGGGACCACCACGATCGTGGAATACCTCGGCCTGAAGCCGCGCCACGTGGATTCCACCGAATGCGGCGGTTCCGCGCCGATTCTGCACGTCGCGCATGCCGCCGAGGCCATCGCCGCGGGGCGCTGCAACGTCGCGCTGATCACGCTGGCGGGGCGCCCCCGCGCAGCCGGTGCCGCGCTGGCGCTGAGGGCGCCGGACCCGGACGCGCCCGACGTGGCCTTCGAGCTGCCCTTCGGCCCGGCCACGCAGAACCTCTACGGGATGGTGGCGAAACGCCATATGTACGAGTTCGGCACCACCAGCGAGCAGCTCGCGTGGATCAAGGTGGCCGCGTCGCATCACGCCCAGCACAATCCGTACGCCATGCTGCGCAACGTGGTGACGGTGGAAGACGTAGTCAATTCACCGATGGTCGCCGACCCCTTGCACCGCCTGGACTGCTGCGTGATGAGCGACGGCGGCGGGGCGCTGATCGTGGCGCGCCCCGAGATCGCCCGCCAGCTCAAGCGCCCGCTGGTGAAGGTGCGCGGCACCGGCGAAGCGCCCAAGCACGCCATGGGCGGCCATATCGACCTGACGTGGTCTGCCGCCGCGTGGTCGGGCCCGGCCGCATTCGCCGAGGCCGGTGTCACGCCCGCCGACATCAAGTACGCGTCGCTGTACGACAGCTTCACCATCACCGTGCTGATGCAGCTCGAAGACCTGGGCTTCTGCAAGAAGGGCGAGGGCGGCAAGTTCGTTGCCGACGGCGGCCTGATTTCCGGCGTGGGACGCCTGCCATTCAACACCGATGGCGGCGGCCTGTGCAACAACCATCCGGCCAACCGCGGCGGCGTCACCAAGGTGATCGAGGCGGTGCGCCAGCTGCGCGGCGAGGCGCATCCCGCGGTGCAGGTCGGCAACTGCGACCTGGCACTGGCCAGCGGCATCGGCGGCGCGCTGGCTTCGCGCCATACCGCGGCCACGCTGATTCTTGAAAGGGAATGA
- a CDS encoding Bug family tripartite tricarboxylate transporter substrate binding protein, whose protein sequence is MALIHTLRSACGVLALGLAFACGAQAQEKQPIKFLVGFPPGGSTDTVARVLAEKLQGELGQTVIVDNRPGAGGRVATGMLKHSAPDGLTYMVAPNATAIFPTLLYPPATLKYDLLADLTPVAVVISYPLALVVSSQTGVTDMKGFVEWVKAHPGKAMFGTAGLGGQTHFTGLQFGKAIGVPMNVVPYKGNGPLVTDLLGGQLSSAVMTAGDILPHAKSGKVRIIAVFGAARSPLLPGVPTATEQGVAVDSGEAWAGIWAPARTPKAELDRMQAALGKVLAMPDVRATLQTRATLHPDFRPAAELDRLQRKELAYWGPVIKASGFTPDQ, encoded by the coding sequence ATGGCCCTCATCCATACCCTAAGGTCAGCTTGCGGTGTGCTGGCACTCGGCCTGGCATTCGCCTGCGGCGCGCAGGCGCAGGAGAAGCAGCCAATCAAGTTCCTGGTCGGCTTCCCGCCAGGCGGCTCCACCGATACCGTCGCGCGCGTGCTGGCCGAGAAGCTGCAGGGCGAACTCGGCCAGACCGTGATCGTCGACAACCGTCCCGGCGCGGGTGGCCGCGTGGCGACCGGCATGCTCAAGCACAGCGCGCCGGACGGATTGACCTATATGGTCGCGCCGAATGCCACCGCCATTTTCCCCACGCTGCTGTACCCGCCCGCCACGCTCAAGTACGACCTGCTGGCTGACCTGACGCCCGTCGCGGTGGTGATTTCCTATCCGTTGGCGCTGGTGGTCAGCAGCCAGACGGGCGTCACCGACATGAAGGGCTTCGTGGAATGGGTGAAGGCGCACCCCGGCAAGGCCATGTTTGGCACCGCCGGCCTGGGCGGGCAGACGCACTTCACCGGCCTGCAGTTTGGCAAGGCCATTGGTGTCCCGATGAACGTCGTGCCTTACAAGGGTAACGGCCCGCTCGTCACCGACCTGCTCGGCGGGCAGCTTTCATCGGCCGTGATGACCGCGGGGGACATCCTGCCGCATGCCAAGAGCGGCAAGGTTCGCATCATTGCCGTATTCGGCGCGGCGCGCTCGCCGCTGCTGCCGGGCGTGCCCACGGCGACGGAGCAGGGCGTGGCGGTCGACAGCGGCGAAGCCTGGGCCGGCATCTGGGCTCCGGCTCGCACGCCCAAGGCAGAACTGGACCGCATGCAGGCGGCGCTCGGCAAGGTCCTTGCCATGCCTGACGTGCGCGCCACGCTGCAGACGCGCGCCACGCTGCACCCCGACTTCCGGCCGGCCGCGGAGCTGGACCGCCTCCAGCGCAAGGAACTCGCCTATTGGGGGCCGGTGATCAAGGCCAGTGGCTTCACCCCCGACCAGTGA
- a CDS encoding acyl-CoA dehydrogenase family protein, which produces MDFSLNDEHIALRDAVRRFCDGEYPAHRRGDAETAEEAAARWAAMADLGLLGLPLAADMGGSEQGPTEMMLVAQELGRALGGGAWLSSVVLAGQLLDEAGTPTQRQQWLPALAEGEARLALAIGEADARYELSRVSTLARPDGDGWVLDGAKSLVLDGAQADAFIVAARTAGDAADEQGVTLFLVPADAPGLAVREFRTLDGRSAAHLTLREVGAGADAVLGQAGAALPVIVAAADRANAVLCAEAVGALEALLDLTAEQLKTRKQFGSLLAKFQVLQHRVADMLIALEQCKSMACVAAMAVADGDPVQRRRLVSAAKTVICQASRQVGQWAIQMHGAMGMTDECRVGHYAKRLMVINQLFGDAGYHLASFARQARQS; this is translated from the coding sequence ATGGATTTTTCACTCAACGACGAACATATCGCGCTGCGCGATGCGGTGCGCCGCTTCTGCGACGGCGAGTACCCCGCGCATCGACGTGGCGACGCCGAGACCGCCGAGGAGGCCGCCGCGCGCTGGGCCGCCATGGCCGACCTTGGCCTGCTCGGCTTGCCGCTCGCGGCAGACATGGGCGGCAGCGAGCAGGGGCCGACCGAAATGATGCTCGTGGCGCAGGAACTAGGCCGGGCGCTTGGTGGCGGTGCGTGGCTGTCAAGCGTGGTGCTGGCCGGGCAACTGCTCGACGAGGCCGGCACGCCAACGCAGCGGCAGCAGTGGCTGCCGGCCCTGGCAGAGGGCGAGGCACGGTTGGCCCTGGCCATTGGCGAGGCAGACGCCCGCTATGAGCTGTCGCGCGTCAGCACGCTGGCGCGCCCTGATGGCGACGGCTGGGTTCTCGACGGTGCCAAGTCGCTCGTGCTCGATGGCGCGCAGGCCGATGCCTTCATCGTGGCGGCGCGCACCGCCGGCGATGCCGCCGACGAGCAGGGTGTGACGCTTTTCCTGGTGCCGGCCGACGCGCCAGGCCTGGCCGTGCGCGAGTTCCGCACGCTGGATGGCCGCAGCGCCGCGCACCTCACGCTGCGCGAAGTCGGCGCCGGTGCCGACGCGGTACTGGGCCAGGCTGGCGCCGCGCTGCCGGTGATCGTTGCCGCCGCTGACCGCGCGAATGCCGTGCTATGCGCGGAGGCCGTCGGCGCGCTCGAAGCCCTGCTGGACCTGACCGCGGAGCAACTGAAAACGCGCAAGCAGTTCGGTTCGCTGCTGGCGAAGTTCCAGGTGCTGCAGCACCGTGTCGCGGACATGCTGATCGCGCTCGAACAGTGCAAGTCGATGGCCTGCGTGGCCGCCATGGCGGTCGCCGACGGCGATCCGGTGCAGCGCCGCCGGCTGGTCTCGGCGGCCAAGACGGTGATCTGCCAGGCGAGCCGGCAGGTCGGGCAGTGGGCAATCCAGATGCACGGCGCCATGGGCATGACCGACGAATGCCGCGTCGGCCACTACGCCAAGCGCCTGATGGTCATCAACCAGCTGTTCGGCGATGCCGGGTACCACCTGGCGAGTTTCGCCAGGCAGGCCAGGCAAAGCTAA
- a CDS encoding acyl-CoA dehydrogenase family protein — MKLTFSPADEAFRQEVRDFVKAKLPADIRRKVELGLRLEHADYVTWFRILEARGWLTPGWPVEHGGPGWSHVQRYIFDEETMLGGAPRIIASGIQMLGPVLIAFGTPEQKAKYLPDIRQSNTWWAQGFSEPGAGSDLAAVRTTAVLEPDGKHFVVNGHKVWTSYAHWCSMMFALVRTDPNAAKPQEGISFLLIDMNTPGVEVRPIRMLEGGTDLNECYLDNVRVPVENLVGELNKGWSYGKYLLGHERTGIAGIGSCKQQLQRARALAASEGLDGDPVLQSRLAQFEIELLALEFTALRLLSANQQSRVPAVEASMLKVRGTELRQAIYELLVEVAGPHAVPFEESALRGELDEPASPLELSALAANYLDARKLSIYGGVNEVQRNLISKAFLAA; from the coding sequence ATGAAGCTGACTTTTTCCCCCGCTGACGAAGCGTTCCGACAGGAGGTGCGCGACTTCGTCAAGGCAAAGCTGCCCGCGGACATCCGGCGCAAGGTCGAACTCGGCCTGCGGCTGGAACACGCCGACTATGTGACCTGGTTCCGCATCCTCGAAGCGCGCGGCTGGCTGACGCCGGGCTGGCCCGTGGAACATGGCGGACCGGGCTGGAGCCACGTGCAGCGCTATATCTTCGACGAGGAAACGATGCTGGGCGGCGCGCCGCGCATCATCGCCAGCGGCATCCAGATGCTGGGGCCTGTGCTGATCGCCTTCGGCACGCCCGAGCAGAAGGCGAAGTACCTGCCGGACATCCGCCAGAGCAATACGTGGTGGGCGCAGGGCTTTTCCGAGCCCGGCGCCGGCTCCGACCTGGCGGCGGTGCGGACCACCGCGGTGCTGGAACCGGACGGCAAGCATTTCGTGGTCAATGGCCACAAGGTGTGGACCTCATATGCGCACTGGTGCTCGATGATGTTCGCGCTGGTGCGCACCGACCCGAACGCGGCCAAGCCGCAGGAGGGCATCTCGTTCCTGCTGATCGACATGAATACCCCGGGCGTTGAGGTCCGGCCCATCCGCATGCTCGAAGGCGGCACCGACCTGAATGAGTGCTACCTCGACAATGTGCGGGTGCCGGTGGAGAACCTGGTGGGCGAGCTGAACAAGGGCTGGTCCTATGGCAAATACCTGCTGGGCCATGAGCGCACCGGCATCGCGGGCATCGGCTCGTGCAAGCAGCAATTGCAACGCGCCCGAGCGCTCGCGGCCAGCGAGGGGCTGGACGGCGATCCGGTGCTGCAGTCGCGCCTGGCGCAGTTCGAGATCGAACTGCTGGCGCTGGAATTCACCGCGCTGCGCCTGCTCAGCGCCAACCAGCAGAGCCGGGTGCCGGCGGTGGAGGCGTCGATGCTCAAGGTGCGCGGCACCGAGCTGCGCCAGGCCATCTACGAACTGCTCGTGGAAGTGGCGGGCCCGCATGCCGTGCCCTTCGAGGAGTCGGCGCTGCGCGGCGAGCTGGACGAACCCGCCAGCCCGCTCGAACTGTCGGCGCTGGCGGCCAACTACCTCGACGCGCGCAAGCTGTCGATCTATGGCGGCGTCAACGAAGTGCAGCGCAACCTGATCAGCAAGGCCTTCCTCGCGGCCTGA
- a CDS encoding acetate--CoA ligase family protein gives MKTSDFPQAGRPRPAAQATVAAVTSVLSPASVCIVGASADPRSFGGFVLANLERFGYAGAIHLVSRSSTEINVRACVKTVDELPAGIDLAVLAIPEAGVLDAVRSLAAKGTRAAVLFASGYAETGEAGRERQDQLAAAAHDAGMLLLGPNCMGFTNFEAGVPVTFEAVQPYPCGGRPGIGVVAQSGAMAANMRDAFVGRALPLTAVVSTGNEASLGVEDFVAHYIDDPQTRVLAVYAEQVRRPRTFLSLARKARQAGKPIVMLMPGRSEKAREAAQSHTGALAGDHATACVALAREAVVLVDTPDELVDAAAILLRFPVPPAGGPAFMTGSGAMKNVALDFCDGLGLELPPLGEETTARLKAMLPDYAVAENPLDYTTIGVRNPGLVGEVLLTMLSDAAVGSIVLSIPAGPEVAQRDKAEHIVPALARAGKPAVLVVTGDSGPIEPFFVDAIRASGVPFFRSPDRALRALARVSAYGEALQRADRASQSLPAAVRLPGTVPPSGVFAEYQGKAWLAAAGLTVPEGALATSADEAAAIAARIGYPVVIKAQASELPHKSDVGGVIVGLTDEAALRAGWSRLQENIATHRPGLTLDGVLVEAMGPRGLELVVGARRDEGWGPVVLVGLGGVWIEALKDVRLIPADLAEADVIAELGRLKAASLLRGIRGAAAVDVAAIARAVTLIGAQMRANPAITEIDVNPLVAYPDRVLALDALVVCAPQA, from the coding sequence ATGAAGACCTCTGATTTTCCGCAGGCCGGACGGCCTCGACCGGCGGCGCAAGCCACGGTGGCCGCCGTGACCAGCGTCCTCAGTCCGGCCTCCGTTTGTATCGTCGGCGCTTCGGCGGACCCGCGGTCGTTTGGCGGGTTCGTGCTGGCTAACCTCGAGCGCTTCGGCTACGCCGGCGCCATTCACCTGGTCAGCCGCAGCAGTACCGAGATCAACGTCCGCGCCTGTGTGAAAACGGTGGATGAACTTCCCGCCGGGATCGACCTGGCCGTGCTGGCGATTCCCGAGGCGGGCGTGCTCGATGCCGTGCGCAGCCTGGCCGCGAAGGGCACCCGCGCGGCGGTCCTGTTCGCGTCCGGCTATGCGGAGACCGGCGAGGCCGGCCGTGAGCGGCAGGACCAGCTGGCCGCCGCGGCGCACGACGCCGGCATGCTGCTGCTCGGGCCGAACTGCATGGGCTTCACGAATTTCGAGGCCGGCGTGCCCGTGACCTTCGAGGCCGTCCAGCCCTATCCGTGCGGCGGTCGCCCGGGTATCGGCGTGGTGGCGCAAAGCGGGGCGATGGCGGCGAACATGCGCGACGCCTTCGTCGGGCGCGCACTGCCGCTGACCGCCGTGGTCTCCACGGGGAATGAGGCGTCGCTCGGCGTAGAGGATTTCGTTGCCCACTACATCGACGACCCGCAGACCCGTGTGCTGGCCGTGTACGCCGAACAGGTGCGGCGCCCTCGTACCTTCCTCTCGCTGGCGCGCAAGGCCCGCCAGGCCGGCAAGCCCATCGTGATGCTGATGCCGGGCCGCAGCGAGAAGGCGCGCGAAGCGGCGCAGTCCCACACTGGCGCGCTGGCCGGCGATCACGCCACCGCCTGCGTGGCGCTCGCGCGCGAGGCGGTCGTGCTCGTCGACACCCCTGACGAGCTTGTCGACGCTGCAGCGATCCTGCTGCGTTTCCCGGTGCCGCCTGCCGGCGGCCCGGCTTTTATGACCGGGTCCGGCGCGATGAAGAACGTCGCGCTGGACTTCTGCGACGGGCTGGGACTGGAGTTGCCGCCCCTCGGCGAGGAGACGACGGCACGCCTCAAGGCCATGCTGCCGGACTACGCGGTGGCCGAGAACCCGCTCGACTACACCACCATCGGCGTGCGCAACCCCGGCCTGGTCGGCGAAGTGCTGCTGACCATGCTGTCCGACGCGGCCGTGGGCAGCATCGTGCTCAGCATTCCCGCAGGGCCCGAAGTAGCGCAGCGCGACAAGGCCGAGCACATCGTCCCGGCGCTGGCCCGCGCCGGCAAGCCGGCAGTGCTGGTCGTGACCGGCGACAGCGGCCCGATCGAGCCTTTCTTTGTCGACGCCATCCGCGCCAGCGGCGTGCCGTTCTTCCGTTCGCCCGACCGCGCGCTGCGCGCGCTTGCCCGGGTGTCGGCCTATGGCGAAGCGCTGCAGCGCGCCGATCGGGCCAGCCAGTCGCTTCCCGCGGCGGTGCGGTTGCCCGGCACGGTTCCGCCTTCGGGCGTGTTCGCGGAATATCAGGGCAAGGCGTGGCTGGCCGCAGCCGGGTTGACTGTGCCCGAAGGTGCATTGGCAACGAGTGCCGACGAAGCGGCGGCGATTGCCGCGCGCATCGGCTACCCGGTGGTGATCAAGGCGCAGGCAAGCGAGCTGCCGCACAAGAGCGATGTGGGCGGCGTGATCGTCGGCCTGACCGATGAAGCTGCGCTGCGTGCCGGCTGGAGCCGCCTGCAGGAAAACATCGCCACCCACCGTCCAGGGCTGACGCTCGACGGTGTGCTGGTCGAGGCGATGGGCCCGCGCGGGCTGGAGTTGGTGGTTGGCGCACGACGCGATGAAGGCTGGGGGCCGGTCGTACTGGTGGGCCTGGGCGGTGTGTGGATCGAGGCGCTGAAGGATGTGCGGCTGATTCCGGCGGATCTCGCTGAAGCTGATGTGATCGCGGAACTGGGCCGGCTCAAGGCGGCGTCCCTGTTGCGTGGCATCCGCGGCGCGGCGGCAGTCGACGTGGCGGCCATTGCGCGGGCCGTGACGCTGATCGGCGCGCAGATGCGCGCGAACCCCGCGATCACCGAGATCGATGTCAACCCGCTGGTGGCCTATCCCGACCGCGTGCTCGCGCTCGATGCGCTGGTCGTCTGCGCCCCGCAAGCCTGA
- a CDS encoding GntR family transcriptional regulator, whose product MQPTLPMPTPTPAIRPSRAEDIRATLEAEIEAGVLCPGAPLDERELAQRFGVSRTPVREALQQLAAHELVSITPRQGAAVARLSVGKVRAMLEYVGELESLAARLAARRGDQALHAALDAGLSLCRRVAATPGAIGYAAANAAFHEAIYQGCRNEILAGHIRVARRCLQRYRMRDFASGQQVAKSLEDHQRIADAIRAGDEQQAAAAMAFHVPAGTTGFAEFLATVPAHFFEGGHAAAS is encoded by the coding sequence ATGCAACCGACCCTTCCGATGCCCACACCCACGCCTGCCATCCGCCCGAGCCGGGCAGAGGACATCCGTGCCACGCTGGAGGCCGAGATCGAAGCCGGTGTCCTGTGTCCCGGCGCGCCGCTTGACGAGCGCGAACTGGCGCAGCGCTTCGGTGTATCGCGCACGCCGGTGCGTGAAGCGCTGCAGCAGCTGGCCGCGCACGAACTGGTCAGCATTACCCCGCGCCAGGGCGCGGCGGTCGCGCGCCTGTCCGTCGGCAAGGTACGGGCAATGCTGGAATACGTGGGCGAGCTGGAATCCCTGGCAGCGCGGCTGGCCGCCCGCCGCGGCGACCAAGCGCTGCATGCTGCGCTCGACGCCGGCCTGTCGCTGTGCCGGCGCGTCGCGGCGACACCCGGTGCAATCGGCTACGCCGCCGCGAATGCGGCCTTTCACGAAGCCATCTACCAGGGCTGCCGCAACGAAATCCTCGCCGGCCATATCCGCGTGGCGCGGCGGTGCCTGCAACGCTATCGCATGCGCGACTTCGCCTCCGGGCAGCAGGTGGCGAAGTCCCTGGAAGACCACCAGCGCATCGCCGATGCGATCCGCGCCGGCGACGAGCAGCAGGCTGCCGCCGCCATGGCCTTCCATGTGCCCGCGGGCACCACCGGCTTTGCCGAATTCCTGGCGACCGTGCCGGCCCATTTCTTCGAAGGCGGCCATGCCGCCGCGTCCTGA